The following nucleotide sequence is from Tachyglossus aculeatus isolate mTacAcu1 chromosome 11, mTacAcu1.pri, whole genome shotgun sequence.
aggattggaatccaggtcctctgactcccaggcctatgctctttcccctaggccacgctgtggGTGGGCTGGCTCAGTACAACAGTTGCCAAAACAGAACGTAgtagtcaatcagcggtatttatttagtgcttactgtgtgccgagcactgtatgaagctgaTGGAAGAGACCAATacattagagttagtagatgcctccctaaggatctcacagtctaaaggggaaggcaggtattaaaataaaatactgatggaggaatgaatgagtgtaaggatatgtacttaaaatGCCGCAGAGTTGGGATGAATGTCAAGCTCCCAAAGGTTCAGATCCTGGTGGACAGaggccgtgtctaccaactcttattgtactctcccaagcacttagtagagtgctctgcacatagtaagtgctccataaatactgttgattaatgactgattgaaagatcCAAGGTCATAGGCAGCAGAGAAGGGGGAAATGAAGTCTCAAtcggggaaggcctattggaggataTCTCTTTAGGAGTAAAGAAAAAACGTCAAGCGTGTCGTGAGGAGGAAGACGCAATTTTCTCCTGGGTCATAAAATGTGTTTTGTTACCGCTACTTGCAGTTTGAAGTTCATGTCAAATCTTTGCAACAGTTCATGTGCTTACTGACATGTGGAAGCCAAGCTGCCATCTTGAGTGCAGGGTGCCTTGTCTTCTGGGAATTTTATGCCATTGTTTTGGGGtggcgggtttttttttttttgatatttgttaagaagcacttgttatgttccagacagacactgtattaagtgctggagttcatgcatgctaatcaggttggacaccatccctatctgacatagggctcacagtcttaatccccattttacagattaggtaactgagacagagagaagttaagtgatttgcccaagatcacacagcagacaggcagcggagccaggattagaatccaggtccttctgtttcctggcccatgctctatccagtaggccactgtACGTCTGTCTTCGCAGTGTTACTGCGTGCCTAAATTCCTAGTCTGGGAGATAGAGAAAAATCTGTACATTCTTCATTGAGATCTCCCTCTCCTTGTTTCTCTGTCCACCTAAATGGGTAAAATATTGCTACTTGGTTAATTGGTTTTTCAAAAGGGCAGTAAAGTCCTTTACGACCCACTGTGTCCCCAGAGGCAGAGAGGACCGGACTGTAATTGTAGATTTGTTCCCACAGTCTGTCGAAGGCCTGGCTGGAAACGTCTGAACCAAGGCTCTGGAGGAAGAGTAAACCCAGCCTGGAGGCCTGTCTTTTCACTTgctcactctcctttcccttccagccCTGTTTGACATGGCCATCCTTAAGAAGAaggtgaaagagaaggaagagaagaagaagaagaagctgaAAGTGATCAAGTCAGAGGTGGAGGATCTGGCTGAGCCTCTGAGCAACGCAGATGGGATCCCATCCCTGTCTCaggccccatcccctctgccaatACCTGCCATCAAGGAAGAGTAAGTGAGAGACTGTGGCCCCTCagctgggggggaaggagggaatggtaatGGGAGAGGTATCCTTTACAGAGGATTAATATCTGCAGTGCTCAGTTCTCACCTTTAAGACCAGTTGTTGGGCCTCTGGACagtaaggtcgttatgggcagggaaggtgtcccctaattctgttgtactctcccaagtgcttatctgcatctagtaagtgctcaattaataccattgattgattgattgagcagtctTGGTTCTGAGAGTATAGTGTATTGAACAGCTAATGTCTTAAGCACCCTTCTTGAGCTCTGATGGATTGCTCTCTGGGCCATGGGTGATGGCGGCATGCGGGGAAGGGGCCTCTGGgtttcacagtctggaagtaatatctttttctcccccattgattggtaagctcctcaaggacaaggAATGCGTGTCTTGCTAATGATGTGGTTTTTCAAGCTCTTAAAACGGTGCCTAGCGCTTCAGAGGCACTTggtcattgatggattgagatcCAGCCTTTTCAGTTGTTAAATCCGTCTTCTCACAGACCCCTGGAAGATCTCAAGCCCTGCCTTGGAATCAATGAAATTTCTTCCAGTTTTTTCTGCCTCCTCTTGGAGATTCTGCTCCTGGAGGGACAAGCTAGTCTCCCCATGGTAAGAGAGCAAGAGAAAGCCAACTCAAAAATAGGAACactggggtcaggggaggaggaggcatccTGGTGGAGAGGCGGAGAAGTCTACCTTCCGGGCCTAGAGTTGTTTCCCTGTTTTGGTTTACGGCAACATCCCTGGGGAAATTTCCAAGCCAGCgggtctccccaccttctcccatcctcctgagaTCCAACTTCCCCATGGAATCAGTTGTGGGTGGGGGTCCGATGCCCTGCTGGGCACTCTGTTTTTCAGCTGGAGGAGCGCATCCTGGATTGGCAGTCATCTCCCGCCAGCACCCTCAACAGCTGGTTCTCCTCAGCATCCAATTGGGCAGAGCTGGTGTTACCTGCCCTGCAGTACCTCACTGGAGACAGCCAAGGTGAGGCTCTGGCTCTCGCCAGCTGGGGCAGCGGGCATTCTCTCATCTCACTAAGTCTTTGCAGGCTGCTGGTGCTTCCTGCTGCCACCCTGACCCTCTTGGTGGGGTTCAGAGGCGCATTCCTGCAAGTCGTAAGTAGAGATGGTGTACTTCGCAGCTTAGGCCAAGTTCCAGCTGTCTGTGAGTCAGTGGGCTATAGAGAGACAGGGCGGAGTGAATGCAACAAGCTCGTGTGATCCGTGTCTTTGCAGCCATCCCTTCCAGCTTCTCTCCGTTTGTCGAGTTCAAGGAGAAAACCCAGCAGTGGAAGTTGCTCGGTGAGTACTCCAGGGAATCGGGCGTCTCCCATGGCCTTCTcagtgctcttcccccctctggtCACTGATACCCCAGAGAGCAACCAAGAAGTCAGCAACAGCCACTCCTCACGTGGTTGATGTCCTGCAAAGGGTCTCCCGTTGAAGAGCCTGCAGGAAGCCCGTGAAGAGCAGACTCCTGGAGAAGTGGATCTTTCCCTGGGGCAGAAGTtgtgagctgtggtctggtggagagCGTCACAAAATTTGGTTTCGTTGGCCTGTTTTGGTGTACTCTGgtgcttggagtcaggagacgtgggtcctgagcccagctctgccactggcctgctgggtgatcctgggcaagtcaccgcacctctctgggcttcggggtcttcatctgtaaattggggttaaaATACTCGGTCTCCTGTCTtgttatattgtgagccccgtttgggaccggGGACTTGGTCAAATCCGATTCTTTCGTATTTACCCTGgctcttagcccagtgcctgacacctagaactagcttaataaatgccataaccaaCTCATCTGTCTCTTCACAGGCTCATACCACGACAACGAGAAGGAGTTAACTGCACTCTTCCAGCTGTGGCTGGAGACTAAAGATCAGACCTTTTGCAAGGTAAAGTTTCCCGAAAGTCCTCCCTGGGGCCCGTGGCGGTCCAGTGGTTCTGTGAAACTGCAAACCACCAATGGCTCTTGCTGACCTTACCCATCCTCCCACAGGAAAACGAAGACAGCTTGGACGCCACGACACCAGTTTCCCGGGTGTAAGTGCCAGggcgagagacggtccctgcaggGCGAGTTTAATGCAGTGGAGCCCCGGGTGGTTGGGAGACTTGAAAGGATACAGTCCTTTCCGTTCCCTGTCCTGGGGGGAGAAGCTGCTAAGCTTAGGCCTTTTGGGCTTATCACTGGCCTTTGGCCCCCATGGCCTGTCCCGGAGAGCCGGGGTGAGTTCTACCAGCAGTGGTTCTTTCCAAGTTTTCATCTGAGGTTCTCGAAGCCTGGCATTCACTGGACTGGGCTGCCTGGGAGCCTGCGTGCCAGCTCTAGGGACGGACAGAGCGGGCGTCGCCTGGGGCCGTCAGGTTTAAGGAGCTGCCAAGGTGATGTTGAGCATCACCCTCCACGGAAGCACTTTTCCGGGTGGGCCGTGAGAGAGGCTGCCGAAGGGCAGCCTGCCCTGCTGCCCCAGTGATCCGCTCTTTAAGCCCCTCTGTCCCTGGACCGAGCCCAGCCTGGATTGGACCCCAGCACCAGTAGCCCCCAAGCTCgatttggagagggagagaatcaaGAAGTGGGAGGAGCTAATGGGGGCAGCAGTTAGTCACGCCCTTCCaccttccctccatcccaccgCCCCCATCAGGGCTGCAAAACTCAGGTTTGCCTGGGGCCACTGGACTGAGCCGGCCCTGAGCAGAGGAAGCCTAGGTGATGAGAAGGATGCCAGGCACTGGCATGTTTTCCCAATGGTGATGGCTAAATGAGTctgttgccccccccaccccctttcctgctCTTCCCATTCACCGTGGGACCCCCGGAGCCAGAAGGCCTTGGGGGAAATGGCAGTTATGGCAAGCCCTTGGTCAAAGTTGGCAGtctctccctggccctggtcaggGGTAGCAGGCTAAGGAAAAGTTCCAGGTTGCCAGGGCTCAACGCTGATGCCAGTTCTGTGTTTCAGAAGGACTGACTACGTGGTCCGGCCAAGCACAGGGGAAGAGAAACGAGTGTTCCAGGAGCAGGTGAGGTACCTTGGAAAGGCGGGTGGTTTGGGGGCTGGGATGGAAtggaatggggtgggaggggaagggaagaagcctTAGAGCCAGCTAAACTTTGGCCCAGCTACTCCATTTTTAGTTTTCAGTGGGAGGAAAGCCAGCCTCATCTCCAGCGAATTGGCTGGCACCAGGGATTTGGGGGAAGCATGGAAAAGATTCACCATTTTTTTGACAGTAGTATCCCTCCCCGACTCCAGTTTCCATAGAGGACAGGATGGGCTCGTCGGCTcaaacctgggggtcagaagggtcATCCAGGGGTCTCCTCCTGACCGACTCTCTGCCAGTTGGCAGTGAAGAGAGATGGACCCAAGGCCATCGATTATGATAAAGTCCTCACGGGCATGATCTTCTCCTTTTGTGATTCAGAACGGGTGCCGGGGGAAtgcagttgattcattcattcagtcatatttattgagcgcttattgtgtgcaaagcaatgtactaagcgcattcGTCGGACCTCTTCTTGTCTGGGACAGGAGCGCTTCCGCTACAGCCAACCTCACAAGGCTTTCACCTTCCGCCTGCACGGCTTTGAGTCCGTGGTGGGGCCCGTCAAGGGCGTGTTCGACAAGGAGACTTCCCTCAATAAAGCGCGGGAGCACTCCCTGCTGCGCTCTGACCGGCCTGCGTACGTCACCATCCTGTCCCTCGGTAAGGCCCCCCCATGCTTACTTGAGGGGAACAGCTCTGAGAGCGATGCTACTACTGCCACGATGCTGTCAGCTTTggccagggaatgcctcctgcgGCCACCAGGTGGTGCCTCGGTCCCGGGCACGAACTCGATGTGGAAGAGGTTTGGGGTGAGTTTTCTTGAGCCTCAGGAGTGGCCTGGACTGGGGCTTTGGCCTAAGGTGACTGTCCATAGAGATCATGCTTTAAATCTTTAAGGAGTCTGAGTTGTCTTACGTATGACTCCTCCCTTTCGTGTAGAGAGAACTCTCCCTGAGTACCAACAGGGCAAGAGGATGGCAGACTGCCCTGTGATAAGGAACACGGGGGTGTggtggggagataaggaattcaggtgctgtttcccctcccctggaaggaggggagaggggctgaggtcTAGGTTGCCTCAACTGTGTCCTCTCCAACTCCCAGTAAGGGATGCTGCGGCCCGGCTTCCCAATGGAGAGGGCACCCGGGCTGAGATCTGCGAGCTGCTCAAGGACTCCCAGTTCCTCGCCCCAGATGTCACAAGTACCCAGGTGAGCTGGTGTCTTCAGCCCAGCGGCCCCTCCCTCGGGGAAGAAGCTGGGATCACCATGCCTGATCCTCCCCCACCCCGAGACGGCCCTCTGCCGTCTCTATCAACTTAGGCCTCGGTGCCCGGTTGGTATTAGAGTGGAATGTCCGTCCCAGAGCCGTCTGCGTCGGGGGATCTGCGGCTCGGAATTGGGgagctcctttccactgagccccgctcccGGTCCCCAGGTGAACACAGTGGTGAGTGGTGCTCTGGATCGGCTGCACTATGAGAAAGACCCGTGTGTCAAGTACGACATCGGGCGCAAGCTATGGATCTACTTGCACCGGAAAAGGAGCGAGGAAGAGTTTGGTATGGGGGCGCCTTTGGGCAGAGTGCGTTGGTCTACAGGAATGTGGATGGGGGGCCTTGGGCTGGACTGTCTGTTTCCCTTCCGCTCCCTCTGGAGAGGCATTCAGAGTGGGTGGGAGGAGGTAGAAGGCGGGACTCTTCCTCCCGGCACGTCTGCTCTGCCAAGACTGAGCCACATGGGCTCTGCTTAAATCTGTCTCCTCATGGCTCAGCCGGGGCTTACCACGCGTTCTTGTCCACAGAGCGGATTCACCAGGCCCAGGCAGTTGCAGCCAAAGCTCGGAAAGCCCTTCAGCAAAAACCCAAGCCCCCAGCCAAATTGGTAAGCCACtgtgtttgggtggggagatagagaaatcaatcagtcatatttatcgagcgcttactgagtgcacagcactgtactgaacacttgggaaagcagggaatgtatcttctgagtttacggtctagagggagtccTTTCTTCACCCTCTTCCCTGCCAAACTTGTACCTCTGTTCCCATTTGTCATCTTGTTCCAGAAGTCCAGCAGCAAGGAAAGCTCAGTGAAAGTCCTCAGCAGCGGCACCTCAGAGCAGAGCCAGCTGAGCCTCAGCGACTCCAGCATGCCACCCACGCCGGTCACCCCCGTGACCCCCACCACCCCGGCCCTGCCAGCtactcccatctctcctccgccGATGGCAGGAATCAGCAAGAGCACTTCCGGTGTCGGCCCCGAACCGGCTAAACCCAGCCCAAGGTGAGTTCGACCCTTCTTCACTTTCTCAAGCGCTCGTGTCAGTGACAACCACTGGCTGCACGGTGAATACCACTAGCAAATCAGTGAATATCACTGGCTGGTCAGTGAATGCCACTGGAAGATCAGTGAATGCCACCGGCTGCTCgatttctcccttcctccagccacaCCCTCTAAACTctatcttccctctccttctagcGTTCTCCTGGTGTCCTCCCCGACCGTGCCTCAACTGGGAACGTTGCTCTCCTCGACGACTCCCAGCAGCCAGGCTCCCCCGACCTCTCAGTCTGCTGCCCGGGTGGTGAGCCACTCCGGTCCGTCCGGACTCCCCCAAGTTCGGGTGGTGACCCAGTCCAGTCTGCCCAGCGTCTCCCAGCAGCCCACGGGGGCAGCACAGCCATTGCCTCAGATGCCGGTGGGGCCGCAGATCCGGGTGCCAGCCACCGCCACACAAACCAAAGTGGTCCCTCAGGTGAGCAGGGaaaccatccacccatccatttgCCCATTGGCGATATCCAGCAGAGACGGGTAGCCAGTTATTCAGTCagttgtttattctgatgacttggtttgttttttgactgagtttttgtggtatttgttaaacatccattcagttgtatttattgagcacttactgtgccaggcactgtactagacgctggggtagatgcaagctaatcaggttggacacagtccccttcccacgtggggctcacagcctcaattccccgttttatagatgaggaacttaggcacagagaaatgaagtggcttgcccagggtcacacagcagagaaacggtggagccgggattaggagacaggattagaacccgggtccttctgaattccaggtccatgctctttctacgaggccatgctgcttcttgtactagTTTTATTTATATGTCAGTGTTCAGTGTGTGAGCGTCAGGTCCTTTTTGTGCAGGGAGCGAGTCACATGCTTCTGTTTCATTTTCCCGAGTTCTCAGTTATGTGTGCCGCCCGGACTGTGCCCTGTAAATTCCAGAGACGcagtgctgagcgctggggaagtggaATCCAACCAGTCACGGaagagtcttcaatcaatcaatcgtatttattgagcgcttactgtgtgcagagcactgtactaagcgcttgggaagtacaagttggcaacatatagagacagtccctacccaatagtgggctcacagtctaaaagagtgggctcgcagtctaaaaggtcttccttttcctcctcccaccgGGAGTGTTTGCTGGGCAGGGAAACGTCTTGGCCCCTCTGAGGAGCTGCTGGAGTTTGAAGCTCGTTGCTTCATCACCTTCGCCATCTTCTCTAGTAATAGGATCTCTGAAGGGTTTGGAAAACGCAGAACCCTCTTCTGCGATCTTATTTTCCTCTGGGCAACTCTGAGGCCCGCTGGCCTGGTGGGGGTAGCTTTGCATAAggaaccccacccccaccccccccagccctccctggcCCCGAAGGTGGAAAGTGAAGCGGTTGGCCTTATCCTGCCCAGAAGCAAAGCCCAGTTCTAGGCTGGAACTAGGGTCCTCACGTGGCAGGTGGTTGCCGAGCCACTTGGCCCCATGCCCTCACTCCGGAAGGGAGCCTGTGCAGTTGGCAGCACTGAAGATGGCGGTGGCTGGAGATGACAGCCTGGGTGCGCTGGGAGGATCGGCTCCAGGCGGCTCCCCTCGGGAGGGTGCCGGCCTGGAGCTGAGGAGTTCTCTGTGGGGGTCTGTGTATGCTGAACATCTGGTCTTGTGGCaggcggtgatggcgacggtTCCGGGGAAGACCCAGACCTCCACGGCCCAGGTGCTGCAGCGACCAGCGGTGGGCCAGACAGGTCTCACTGTGACAAGTCTCCCCCCTGCCACGGCCACCTCCACCAGCAAACCAGCCACCAGTTCCCCGGGCAGCTCAGCCCCAACTTCCTCTGCCGCCACCGTCATCCAGAACGTCACCGGACAGAACATCATCAAGCAGGTGGTCAGAGGACTGTGTCGGGAGTGGGCCGCCCTGTGTGGGAGCCCAGGGCCACGGGATCAGGGGACAGTGGGGGGGCAGCACAAGGAAGCAGACCTGGGCCGAGTGTATTTCCGACACATCTGCAGTGGCACCAAGATGCTCTGTTACAGGGCCAGAGTTTAATTTGGGGTGTTCTCACAATCAAATATTAAATGACACCAAGCAAGCCATTTCTGCTTTCTGGGCTTCACCGTCCCCAGTTTCAACTGCCCCAAATGGCCTTCTGGTCAGACTGTGTGGATGACCTAGGTAACGTCTCTATGCTAGGCTTAGAGGAAGGCTGCAAGTCAGGCGGTACGAAGGCTGGGTGGAGAAGAGTTCATCAGGACAGCAACCAGGCAGCTGGCCAAGAGGGCTTGGGCCAGGAGAGGCAAGAAAGAGTTAGACTGGCTTAGCCTGTTCCTGACTAttgctgcccctctccccatcctgcgGGTTAgcgggacaggagggaggggagaaagaaaagacacGAGACACGTCCTGATCCCCAATCTCCTTTTGAACTGTGTTCACTGAGAGGTAAAAGGCTCAGGCAGGAACAGGTTGGGCACCTCAGCCACGCCATATGTGTCTCCGATCCTGTCGGTTGCTATACCtcaatgcctcactttcctcctgcAGGTGGCCATCACCGGGCAGCTGGGGGTGAAGCCCCAGGCTGGCAGTGGCATTCCACTCACGGCCACTAACTTCTGCATCCAAGGCAAAGATGTATTGCGcctgccaccctcctccatcACCACCGACGCCAAGGGCCAGACGGTGTTGCGCATCACCCCGGACATGATGGCCACCTTGACCAAATCCCAGGTTACCACGGTCAAACTGACCCAGGACCTCTTTGGGGCCAGAAGTGGCACAACAGGCAAAGGGATCTCTGCTACCCTCCACGTTACCTCCAACCCGGTTCATGCTGCCGACGCCACGGCCAAGGCCACTTCCATCAGTGCCCCGTCATCCAGCCCGGCAGGCACCACGGTGGTCAAAGTGACCCCTGACCTCAAAGCCACTGAAACCTCAGGTTCAGCTTTCCGCTTGATGCCTGCCCTCGGTGTGAGTGTGGCAGACCAGAAAGGCAAAACCACCGTACCTTCTAGCGAGGCCAAACCAGCTGCCACCATCCGCATagtgcaggggctgggagtcatgcCCCCCAAG
It contains:
- the NFRKB gene encoding nuclear factor related to kappa-B-binding protein isoform X1, with product MDSLDHMLTDPLELGPCGDGHGTRIMEDCMLGGTRVSLPEDLLEDPEIFFDVVSLSTWQEVLSDSQREHLQQFLPRFPEGSVEQHDQLISALFSGENFRFGNPLHIAQKLFRDGHFNPEVVKYRQLCFKSQYKRYLNTQQQYFHRLLKQILASRSNLLEMARRSGPALPPRRKRPSLSCTPEERERRTQQRYLKVLREVKEECGDSTLSSDEEDLSSWPPSSPARSPSPAVPLRVVPTLSTLDMKTADKIELGDNDLKIMLKKHHEKRKHQPDHPDLLTGDLTLNDIMTRVNAGRKGSLAALFDMAILKKKVKEKEEKKKKKLKVIKSEVEDLAEPLSNADGIPSLSQAPSPLPIPAIKEEPLEDLKPCLGINEISSSFFCLLLEILLLEGQASLPMLEERILDWQSSPASTLNSWFSSASNWAELVLPALQYLTGDSQAIPSSFSPFVEFKEKTQQWKLLGSYHDNEKELTALFQLWLETKDQTFCKENEDSLDATTPVSRVRTDYVVRPSTGEEKRVFQEQERFRYSQPHKAFTFRLHGFESVVGPVKGVFDKETSLNKAREHSLLRSDRPAYVTILSLVRDAAARLPNGEGTRAEICELLKDSQFLAPDVTSTQVNTVVSGALDRLHYEKDPCVKYDIGRKLWIYLHRKRSEEEFERIHQAQAVAAKARKALQQKPKPPAKLKSSSKESSVKVLSSGTSEQSQLSLSDSSMPPTPVTPVTPTTPALPATPISPPPMAGISKSTSGVGPEPAKPSPSVLLVSSPTVPQLGTLLSSTTPSSQAPPTSQSAARVVSHSGPSGLPQVRVVTQSSLPSVSQQPTGAAQPLPQMPVGPQIRVPATATQTKVVPQAVMATVPGKTQTSTAQVLQRPAVGQTGLTVTSLPPATATSTSKPATSSPGSSAPTSSAATVIQNVTGQNIIKQVAITGQLGVKPQAGSGIPLTATNFCIQGKDVLRLPPSSITTDAKGQTVLRITPDMMATLTKSQVTTVKLTQDLFGARSGTTGKGISATLHVTSNPVHAADATAKATSISAPSSSPAGTTVVKVTPDLKATETSGSAFRLMPALGVSVADQKGKTTVPSSEAKPAATIRIVQGLGVMPPKAGQTITVATHAKQGVAAASGAGAVHTSAVSLPSMSAAVSKAVAVASGAAGTPISIGTGATTVRQVPVSTTVVSTSQAGKLPARITVPLSVISQPMKGKSVVTAPLIKGNLGANISGLGRNIILTTMPAGTKLIAGNKPVSFLTAQQLQQLQQQGQATQVRIQTVPASHLQQGTGSGASKAVSTVVVTTTPSPKQASDQQ
- the NFRKB gene encoding nuclear factor related to kappa-B-binding protein isoform X4, whose protein sequence is MDSLDHMLTDPLELGPCGDGHGTRIMEDCMLGGTRVSLPEDLLEDPEIFFDVVSLSTWQEVLSDSQREHLQQFLPRFPEGSVEQHDQLISALFSGENFRFGNPLHIAQKLFRDGHFNPEVVKYRQLCFKSQYKRYLNTQQQYFHRLLKQILASRSNLLEMARRSGPALPPRRKRPSLSCTPEERERRTQQRYLKVLREVKEECGDSTLSSDEEDLSSWPPSSPARSPSPAVPLRVVPTLSTLDMKTADKIELGDNDLKIMLKKHHEKRKHQPDHPDLLTGDLTLNDIMTRVNAGRKGSLAALFDMAILKKKVKEKEEKKKKKLKVIKSEVEDLAEPLSNADGIPSLSQAPSPLPIPAIKEEPLEDLKPCLGINEISSSFFCLLLEILLLEGQASLPMLEERILDWQSSPASTLNSWFSSASNWAELVLPALQYLTGDSQAIPSSFSPFVEFKEKTQQWKLLGSYHDNEKELTALFQLWLETKDQTFCKENEDSLDATTPVSRVRTDYVVRPSTGEEKRVFQEQERFRYSQPHKAFTFRLHGFESVVGPVKGVFDKETSLNKAREHSLLRSDRPAYVTILSLVRDAAARLPNGEGTRAEICELLKDSQFLAPDVTSTQVNTVVSGALDRLHYEKDPCVKYDIGRKLWIYLHRKRSEEEFERIHQAQAVAAKARKALQQKPKPPAKLKSSSKESSVKVLSSGTSEQSQLSLSDSSMPPTPVTPVTPTTPALPATPISPPPMAGISKSTSGVGPEPAKPSPSVLLVSSPTVPQLGTLLSSTTPSSQAPPTSQSAARVVSHSGPSGLPQVRVVTQSSLPSVSQQPTGAAQPLPQMPVGPQIRVPATATQTKVVPQAVMATVPGKTQTSTAQVLQRPAVGQTGLTVTSLPPATATSTSKPATSSPGSSAPTSSAATVIQNVTGQNIIKQVAITGQLGVKPQAGSGIPLTATNFCIQGKDVLRLPPSSITTDAKGQTVLRITPDMMATLTKSQVTTVKLTQDLFGARSGTTGKGISATLHVTSNPVHAADATAKATSISAPSSSPAGTTVVKVTPDLKATETSGSAFRLMPALGVSVADQKGKTTVPSSEAKPAATIRIVQGLGVMPPKAGQTITVATHAKQGVAAASGAGAVHTSAVSLPSMSAAVSKAVAVASGAAGTPISIGTGATTVRQVPVSTTVVSTSQAGKLPARITVPLSVISQPMKGKSVVTAPLIKGNLGANGLGRNIILTTMPAGTKLIAGNKPVSFLTAQQLQQLQQQGQATQVRIQTVPASHLQQGTGSGASKAVSTVVVTTTPSPKQASDQQ
- the NFRKB gene encoding nuclear factor related to kappa-B-binding protein isoform X3 — its product is MDSLDHMLTDPLELGPCGDGHGTRIMEDCMLGGTRVSLPEDLLEDPEIFFDVVSLSTWQEVLSDSQREHLQQFLPRFPEGSVEQHDQLISALFSGENFRFGNPLHIAQKLFRDGHFNPEVVKYRQLCFKSQYKRYLNTQQQYFHRLLKQILASRSNLLEMARRSGPALPPRRKRPSLSCTPEERERRTQQRYLKVLREVKEECGDSTLSSDEEDLSSWPPSSPARSPSPAVPLRVVPTLSTLDMKTADKIELGDNDLKIMLKKHHEKRKHQPDHPDLLTGDLTLNDIMTRVNAGRKGSLAALFDMAILKKKVKEKEEKKKKKLKVIKSEVEDLAEPLSNADGIPSLSQAPSPLPIPAIKEEPLEDLKPCLGINEISSSFFCLLLEILLLEGQASLPMLEERILDWQSSPASTLNSWFSSASNWAELVLPALQYLTGDSQAIPSSFSPFVEFKEKTQQWKLLGSYHDNEKELTALFQLWLETKDQTFCKENEDSLDATTPVSRVRTDYVVRPSTGEEKRVFQEQERFRYSQPHKAFTFRLHGFESVVGPVKGVFDKETSLNKAREHSLLRSDRPAYVTILSLVRDAAARLPNGEGTRAEICELLKDSQFLAPDVTSTQVNTVVSGALDRLHYEKDPCVKYDIGRKLWIYLHRKRSEEEFERIHQAQAVAAKARKALQQKPKPPAKLSSSKESSVKVLSSGTSEQSQLSLSDSSMPPTPVTPVTPTTPALPATPISPPPMAGISKSTSGVGPEPAKPSPSVLLVSSPTVPQLGTLLSSTTPSSQAPPTSQSAARVVSHSGPSGLPQVRVVTQSSLPSVSQQPTGAAQPLPQMPVGPQIRVPATATQTKVVPQAVMATVPGKTQTSTAQVLQRPAVGQTGLTVTSLPPATATSTSKPATSSPGSSAPTSSAATVIQNVTGQNIIKQVAITGQLGVKPQAGSGIPLTATNFCIQGKDVLRLPPSSITTDAKGQTVLRITPDMMATLTKSQVTTVKLTQDLFGARSGTTGKGISATLHVTSNPVHAADATAKATSISAPSSSPAGTTVVKVTPDLKATETSGSAFRLMPALGVSVADQKGKTTVPSSEAKPAATIRIVQGLGVMPPKAGQTITVATHAKQGVAAASGAGAVHTSAVSLPSMSAAVSKAVAVASGAAGTPISIGTGATTVRQVPVSTTVVSTSQAGKLPARITVPLSVISQPMKGKSVVTAPLIKGNLGANISGLGRNIILTTMPAGTKLIAGNKPVSFLTAQQLQQLQQQGQATQVRIQTVPASHLQQGTGSGASKAVSTVVVTTTPSPKQASDQQ
- the NFRKB gene encoding nuclear factor related to kappa-B-binding protein isoform X2, with amino-acid sequence MDSLDHMLTDPLELGPCGDGHGTRIMEDCMLGGTRVSLPEDLLEDPEIFFDVVSLSTWQEVLSDSQREHLQQFLPRFPEGSVEQHDQLISALFSGENFRFGNPLHIAQKLFRDGHFNPEVVKYRQLCFKSQYKRYLNTQQQYFHRLLKQILASRSNLLEMARRSGPALPPRRKRPSLSCTPEERERRTQQRYLKVLREVKEECGDSTLSSDEEDLSSWPPSSPARSPSPAVPLRVVPTLSTLDMKTADKIELGDNDLKIMLKKHHEKRKHQPDHPDLLTGDLTLNDIMTRVNAGRKGSLAALFDMAILKKKVKEKEEKKKKKLKVIKSEVEDLAEPLSNADGIPSLSQAPSPLPIPAIKEEPLEDLKPCLGINEISSSFFCLLLEILLLEGQASLPMLEERILDWQSSPASTLNSWFSSASNWAELVLPALQYLTGDSQAIPSSFSPFVEFKEKTQQWKLLGSYHDNEKELTALFQLWLETKDQTFCKENEDSLDATTPVSRVTDYVVRPSTGEEKRVFQEQERFRYSQPHKAFTFRLHGFESVVGPVKGVFDKETSLNKAREHSLLRSDRPAYVTILSLVRDAAARLPNGEGTRAEICELLKDSQFLAPDVTSTQVNTVVSGALDRLHYEKDPCVKYDIGRKLWIYLHRKRSEEEFERIHQAQAVAAKARKALQQKPKPPAKLKSSSKESSVKVLSSGTSEQSQLSLSDSSMPPTPVTPVTPTTPALPATPISPPPMAGISKSTSGVGPEPAKPSPSVLLVSSPTVPQLGTLLSSTTPSSQAPPTSQSAARVVSHSGPSGLPQVRVVTQSSLPSVSQQPTGAAQPLPQMPVGPQIRVPATATQTKVVPQAVMATVPGKTQTSTAQVLQRPAVGQTGLTVTSLPPATATSTSKPATSSPGSSAPTSSAATVIQNVTGQNIIKQVAITGQLGVKPQAGSGIPLTATNFCIQGKDVLRLPPSSITTDAKGQTVLRITPDMMATLTKSQVTTVKLTQDLFGARSGTTGKGISATLHVTSNPVHAADATAKATSISAPSSSPAGTTVVKVTPDLKATETSGSAFRLMPALGVSVADQKGKTTVPSSEAKPAATIRIVQGLGVMPPKAGQTITVATHAKQGVAAASGAGAVHTSAVSLPSMSAAVSKAVAVASGAAGTPISIGTGATTVRQVPVSTTVVSTSQAGKLPARITVPLSVISQPMKGKSVVTAPLIKGNLGANISGLGRNIILTTMPAGTKLIAGNKPVSFLTAQQLQQLQQQGQATQVRIQTVPASHLQQGTGSGASKAVSTVVVTTTPSPKQASDQQ